ATTCGAAGCAGCCGTGCGCCTGCTAAGCGAAAATCACGAGACGCCCGCAGCACAACGCAAGCTGAAGCTTCGGGCCATCGGTATCCTACGTGAACTGATTGCCACCGAGGTAGTGGTGCGTCGTGATGAACCAGATGAATACGGCAATTACTACGAGTTGACCGTGCACCTTCAGCAAAACTTCGCGCTGAACCAGCCACTCTCGCCCTTCGCTTTGGCGGCGTTGGACTTGTTAGATCCGGACTCTGCCAGCTACGCCCTCGACGTGGTTTCTGTCATTGAAGCCACCTTGGAAAAACCTCGCCAGGTGCTCTCCGGCCAGGAGAAAAAGGCCCGAGGCGAAGCCATCGCTGCCATGAAGGCCGAAGGTATGGATTACAACGATCGCATGAACGCGCTCGATGAGATCACCTACCCGATGCCCCTGGCTGAAAAACTGGAATCGGCTTTTGAGCAGTATCGCTCCGGTGCACCGTGGCTCGCCGATTTTGAACTGCAACCGAAGTCGATCGTTCGTGACATGTACGAACGCGCCATGGGCTTCTCGGACTTTGTCCAGTACTACCAGCTTGCCCGCTCGGAAGGCGTGCTGCTGCGTTACCTCACCGATGCCTACAAAGCTCTGCGCCAGACTGTCCCCCAGGACGCCCTGCGTGAGGATCTAGAAGACCTGATCGAATGGCTGGGTGAAATGATTCGCCAGATCGACTCCTCGCTTCTTGACGAGTGGGAAGAACTCTCGCGTGGTGAACTGAGCGAAGAAACCGAAACTGCGCCACCACCGGCACCAGAAAAACTGACCAGCAATAAACGTGCCTTCCGAGTGATGGTTCGCAATGAGATGTTCCGTCGCGTCAAGCTCTTTGCTGACGAACAGGACCAGGCCCTCGGCGAACTCGACGAGCACAATGGCTTTGACGCCGATGCATGGGCCGACGCGATGGATGGCTACTTCGATGAGCATGATGACATTGACGATGGTCCCACTGGTCGCAGCTCTCAACTGTTCATAGTCAATGAGCTACCTCACCGAGTATGGGAAGTCCGTCAGATCTTCGCTGATCCTTCCGAACATCATGATTGGGGCATCAGCGCTACGATCTCCTTGGATGATTCCGATGAGGTCGGTGCGCCAGTCGTGACCGTGACTTCTGTGGGGCGTTTGGACTAGTACGATGCTCGCCATCAGCTACGTCGTTTTCGTCGACGGCAATAAAGTCTTGTTGCAACTGCGCGAAGGCACGGGTTTCATGGATGGGTACTGGAGTATCGCCGCTGCAGGGCATGTCGAGCCAGATGAAGGCAGTATGGACGCTGCGCTTCGTGAGGCCCGCGAAGAATTAGGCGTAGAGCTCCGTACGGCCGATGTTCACTTATTCATTTCGGCGCTGCGTCAGGAACCTTTTATCGGTGCCAATGAAGTTGTTGATGATTTTTATCTAACGACTTGTTGGTCCGGGACACCACAAATTATGGAACCGGATCGGACCGCCAATCTGCGCTGGTTCGATATTAGTCATCTTCCACAAAACGTGGTTCCTCACGAACGGCCCGTACTTTTAGAGTTACTTCAGGATTAGTCGCCCTAGTCCGCTGAGCCGCAAGAAACTCGCCGAATTTCTACGGTAACCACACAGTGACCGATACTGCCCGCAGTGACTGTCGAAAAATCGATAGCCATGTTGCGGGCATTGTCGTAAGGTATGGCCATGAACGGATTCCAGCTGCGCCTGGTGGGTGCATGCATCTTACTGTTTGTATTGATCGGCCTGCTCAGCGGATGGTCGGCGCTCTTTGCCGCCGATGCTCTGCTCTCCACATTGCTTCAGGCCGGGCTCCTTATCTTGGGGCTGGCACTGGTGTATCAAGGTGAAAACTTACGAA
The nucleotide sequence above comes from Glutamicibacter sp. B1. Encoded proteins:
- a CDS encoding NUDIX domain-containing protein: MLAISYVVFVDGNKVLLQLREGTGFMDGYWSIAAAGHVEPDEGSMDAALREAREELGVELRTADVHLFISALRQEPFIGANEVVDDFYLTTCWSGTPQIMEPDRTANLRWFDISHLPQNVVPHERPVLLELLQD